TTATTTGTATGCAGAATTTTCTAGAATGGCTCAAGTTCTTACAATTAAAGCACCATGAACACCGCTGCCTCTTAAGTTGGCAGCATATTCACTCAAGTCAATCATTCTCAGCCATTCCATCACTCTGTGGTTGGTCCATAAGGATATGTCACGGTCCCGCTGGGCTGGTGCTCCACTGTTCAGTGTGGAGCAGTTGGTCGACCTCTCCGGACTGGGCCTCCTCTTCAGGGTGCTTAGGTTAAACTGGTGACCTCTGAGCACCTCTATTCCTCTCTTGATACTCATGTGGTGCAGCGCATTGTTTATTTTCATAACCAGAAGGTCATCCTAAAGCAAAATTAGATTCTCTGGCACCTTGGAGTCGTCAGATTTTGTACATTAGCTAAGCTATAGTATACTTAACTTATCATTAGCCATAATAGCTGTAGAGCTCTGCTGAATATATATTCTATGGACTCCTGCTTATACTAGCATTTACAAACTTAAAAGCTGTTGTACCCTAACTTGTCAGTTATGATATGTATGCCTGCTTGCATGAGAGAGTGCCACAAGGGAGATTGGAACACAATTTTATTGAGAGCTAATACAGACAGCCAATGAGATCATATGATAATGACAGCAGTCAAGTATTAGAATCGTACAACAAGATGGTAATTACAAACAATCATAGCAGAGGATAGCAATGGCAACCAATCAGATAGAACAACAAAGGTGATAAAGGAAAGATAGAGAAAGCATTGAGAAAGAAGGTGAGCCACAGATAGCACACTTACAACAGTGAGGTGGTTGAGCATTCGGCCATCTATACGAGCATCATAAAACTGATGTTTGTACTGAGGAAGGCCAATGTCATCAAGCCATTTCATAACACACTCAGTGTTTAGCCCATCAAGTATCATGTGATCCTTCCTGCTACCTCTTCTCATGCCTGCAGAGCAGACGTCGGCTTTCTTACGCCACACCGAATGTTTTGGAGTTTAGCAGAAAAACCGCATTTTCAGTGCAGCAAAATGAGGACTTGGCAACATGATTGTCTTGCGTTCGAACAAAATCATGGATAAATTATAAGGAAAACCCATCAGGACTAAGTAAGCAAACATAAATAAAGCTTGTGGGCAACAGGAGATTAGTGGTCACTTGAAAAGGGATTAACAGCTAGATAACACAGTGGTGGGAACAGTTTTACGCAGTGGTGGGGAGAGTTGCGTGGCAAGAGATTAGCGCTGATGGTCAGCATATGCTTAGCAAGCACTCAGTGAGAGATGAGCAATGGTTGGCTAAAAAGGTGCTCCACAAGAAATTAGACCTATCATACGCTTGCTAAGAGTTTGGCATGTGACTAGTAAGGGCCTAACAAGTGTTTGGTAAGGGAATAGCAGATGATTAGTAAGGGCCTAATAAGGGTTTAATAAGGAATTAGTAGATGACTGGTAAGGGCTTAACAAGCGTTTGGTAAGGGATTAGCAGATGACTGGTAAGGGATTAGTAGATGATTAGTAAGGGCCTAACAAATATTTAGTAAAGGATTAGCAGATGATTAGTAAAGGCCTAACAAGTGTTTAGTAAGGGATTAGCAGATGATTAGTAAGGGCCTAACAAGTGTTTGGTAAGAGATTAGCAGATGATTAGTAAGAGCCTAACAAATGTTTGGTAAGGGATTAGTAGATGATTAGTAAGGGCCTAACAAATGTTTGGTAAGGGATTAGTAGATGATTAATAAGGGCTTAACAAGTGTTTAGTAAGGGATTAGTAGATGATTAGTAAGGGCCTAACAAGTGCTTAGTAAGGGATTAGCAGATGATTAGTAAGGGCCTAACAAGTGTTTGGTAAGAGATTAGCAGATGATTAGTAAGGGCCTAACAAATGTTTGGTAAGGGATTAGTAGATGATTAGTAAGGGCCTAACAAATGTTTGGTAAGGGATCAGTAGATGATTAATAAGGGCTTAACAAGTGTTTAGTAAGGGATTAGCAGATGATTAGTAAGGGCCTAACAAgtgtttagtaaaagattagtaAATGATTAGTAAGGGCCTAACAAGTGCTTAGTAAGGGATTAGCAGATGATTAGTAAGGGTCTAACAAGTGTTTGGTAAGACATTAGCAGATGATTAGTAAGGGCCTAACAAGTGTTTAGTAAGGGATTAGTAGATGGTTAGTAAGGGCCTAACAAGTGTTTAGTAAGGGATTAGCAGATGATTAGTAAGGGCCTAATAAGTGTTTAGTAAGGGATTAGTAGATTATTAGTAAAGGCCTAACAAGTGTTTGGTAAGAGATTAGCAGATGATTAGTAAGGGTCTAACAAGTGTTTAGTAAGGGATTAGTAGATGATTAGTAAGGGCCTAACAAGTGTTTAGTAAGGGATTAGTAGATGATTAGTAAGGGCCTAAGAAGTATTTAGCAAAGGATTAGCAGATGATTAGTAAGGGCCTAACAAGTGTTTAGTAAGGGATTAGTAGATGATTAGTAAGGGCCTAACAAGTGTTTAGTAAGAGATTAGTAAATGATTAGCAAGGGCCTAACAAGTGTTTAGTAAGGGATTAGCAGATGATTAGTAAGGGCCTAACAAGTGTTTGGTAAGAGATTAGCAGATGATTAGTAAGAGCCTAACAAATGTTTGGTAAGGGATTAGTAGATGATTAGTAAGGGCCTAACAAGTGTTTAGTAAGGGATTAGTAGATGATTAGTAAGGGCCTAACAAGTGTTTAGTAAGGGATTAGTAGATGATTAGTAAGGGCCTAAGAAGTGTTTGCTAAGAGATTAGTAGATGATTAGTAAAGATGTAGCAAAAGCCTGATAAAGGATTAGTAGGTGACTAACAAGCTCTTTGCAAGTGTTTGTGAAATCATAATCGCATGATTGACAAGTGCCTAGCACCTGTTTGAAAAGGAACTAGCAGGTTGCTGGCAAGATTTTGGcatttggttaaaaatggcTTGTAACAAGCTAGAAAAGCATTTAGAGGCATTTGCAGGCAATTGGCAGCAGACTGCCAAAGAATTCATGGTAAAAAAGAGACAGCAAATGTCAGCAGAGAACAAGGTTGCCAATGAAACACAATTGGTTAGCCAAAACTGAGAAGTTTGTTAAATTATCAGATCTCAATGCGTAGGTATGCCTTCTTTAAATGCTTACCAAGCAGCAGACAGTCCAAAGTCCAAATAAATTAGTATAAATCAACACTTAAATATTGCAACTGCAGAAATACCAATAAATTTGTCTCTTTCATATTAATATACACCTAGTACCAATCATCAGGTAATGAGTGCGGGCCGCTACCAACTAGGTCtctgtatatgcatgtacagtatgtaccGACACAAAGAACTTTGGGTAAATGAGATACAACCACGATAGGCCACGGAAGCTATTGGCAGAAGGCCAAGCCTGGTGAGGAATAACACTCAGTACAAACCATCGAGAGATAACGCCAATTTTTTTCTATGAAGCACGTGCTGCATCTTGAGATTTTTCTCAATTTCATGCTGGCTGGCATCAAGCATGTGCTGGCCTCCCTTGCACCAAGCATTGCAATCGTTCACATACATAGAGAATCCTATGTCTTGCAGCCATATAGACACCTTCAAAAGGAGACATTCACAAATGTAATACACACAATTACATCTATACAGACTTTGACATTAGATTTACAATAGACGTCAAGACATAAATAGCTGTCAGACAGATaaaggttatgtatagaggttATAGAAATCACACCACTCGTTTCTATACAGCATTTTACCCTTGATCATGTCCAACATATATTCCTGAAGTTCACATTAGCGCATTACAATGCTGGTCGagataagttttaatatttgtgcaagaatataaatttatcttctcttgCGCAAGATTTCTGGTTGCTAGTAAGGGTAGATGCTGTCGTAACAGAACACGGAAATTCCCCACCAGGAACACAGTTGGCCTTTCTTGGAGTATAACTCCAGAAAAATGCAGATACAAATTTTGACATGCATAAcatttgttatataaaaaaagCATGCTTCCCAGTAGAGTAGTACTAATTTATGGTGAAGAAAAGAGCCCTGGGAACAACATGGAAAAGCATGAGGAGAATAATTGCCTGTTAGCGTATGCAATAACACAAGAAGAAACTGTGGACAATAATTGCCTGTTAGCGTATGCAATAACACAAGGAGAAACTGTGGAGAATTATTGCCTGTTAGCGTATGCAATAACACAAGCTGCGGAGAATGATTGCCTGTTAGCGTATGCAATAACACAAGAAGAAACTGCAGAGAATGATTGCCTGTTAGCGTACGCAATAACACAAGAAGAAACTGCGGAGAATGATTGCCTGTTAGCGTATGCAATAACACAAGAAGAAACTGGGGAGAATGATTGCCTGTTAGCGTATGCAATAACACAAGAAGAAGCTGCGGAGAATGATTGCCTGTTTGCATATGCAATAACACAAGAAGAAGCTGCGGAGAATGATTGACTGTTAGCGTACGCAATAACACAAGAAGAAACTGGGGAGAATGATTGCCTGTTAGCGTATGCAATAACACAAGAAGAAGCTGCGGAGAATGATTGCCTGTTAGCGTATGCAATAACACAAGAAGCTGCGGAGAATGATTGCTTGTTAGCGTAAGCAATAACACAAGAAGAAACTGGGGAGAATGATTGCCTGTTAGCGTATGCAATAACACAAGAAGAAACTGCGGAGAATGATTGCCGGTTAGCGTATGCAATAACACAAGAAGCTGCGGAGAATGATTGCCTGTTTGCGTAAGCAATAACACAAGAAGAAACTGCGATAAAGATATGTAGATTAGATAAGTCCTCCTTGTTTACCTGCTCAGCTGTCCACTCAGAGAAAGGGTTGAAGAAGGTGTCAGACTTGACCGGCTCATATTTATTACAAGCCAAGCGAGATCCTCCTAGTCGTCCACCAGCAGTCGCCCGTACACCTCCTCTCTTGAGCGGGCTCGCAGTCAATATGACTTCGTGTGAGCCACTTCGTCGCATTCttcaagtagtagtagtagatgaAGGCTACATTTCAATATGAACAAGCCTTGACAGGTAGATTGGGGATTGAGGAAGGTTTGGGATACTATCGCTACAGGTAGATTGGAGATCGAGGAAGGTTTGGGACACTACCACTATTATAGGTAGATTGGGATTGAGGAAGGTTTGGGATACTACCGCTACAGGTAGATTGGTTATTGAGGAAGGTTTGGAACACGACCGTTACAGGTAGATTGGTTATTGAGGAAGGTTTGGGACACTACCGCCACAGGTAGATTGGGGATTGAGGAAGGTTTGGGATACTATCGCTACAGGTAGATTGGAGATCGAGGAAGGTTTGGGACACTACCACTATTATAGGTAGATTGGGATTGAGGAAGGTTTGGGATACTACCGCTACAGGTAGATTGGTTATTGAGGAAGGTTTGGAACACGACCGCTACAGGTAGATTGGTTATTGAGGAAGGTTTGGGACACTACCGCCACAGGTAGATTGGTTATTGAGGAAGGTTTGGGACACTACCGCCACAGGTAGATTGGGATTGAGAAAGGTTTGGGACACTACCGCCACAGGTAGATTGGGATTGAGGGAGGTTTGGGACTGTTAAAGCTAGaaaatgcattttattaaacattaggaaagtaatgataaaaaattgatcTAATTCTTACCTTGCAAAGAACCTCTTGAATCCTCGCTTTTTCTTTGGTTCTTTTCGCTGCTGAGTTTCTGTTACTTCTAGTAAATGAGCAATCAGCAGCAACATGTATATCAACACAACACATATGATCGATAATAACTTACTCATCCATAATCAAAGAGATAAATGCAGAAAATCACTACAGCATAAATTACTTCATTTTCTGTAATAAAAGATCTAAAGCATTTCCAGTGATTGAACCTTTTCAGTTTCCAAAAAAACAACATGGTATTCTGGTATTCGATGAAGTTATAAGATCTCTAACCTCCACAGAAATTAGACAGTTAGCTATGCCTGGGTCATACAAGGTTGATCATGAACAGAGGGTAAACAAGCTGGAAACCAGTTTATAGTCAAGGACAACAGACTACAAAAAAGTGAAGACTGGTTGTTAGACAGAAGACCTACCTGGTGTTTCCATTGGTATATTAACTTTGTAGCCATAATCCTTAGGTAAACTCGTACAACTCACTTTCCTGTCTCTCATGTTAGATTCCTGAGGAAGACAAGTTTGTGAAGACAGTAAATAGACgacacatttaaaaataaagatGTCCCTTAATCGCATAACCATATGTGAATGCTCAAAGAACCCTAGCCATAGATATCTCACCTCTCCAGCATCTGTTCTGTTAAACTTGCTAGCATCATAGCTATTTGACCTTTGAACTGATGCAACTCTTCTGACGACTGGTGGACCAGACGTTTCTTCAGTAGGCAGCAGTGCTGATGACCCTTCAACATAGTTTGACCTTAGCAGCATTTGGAGGAAAGCTATTTTGTTTACCGAaaactaataagaaaaaatgaAGCGGGTAAAAAAGAAAGACAGTTTTGCCTATGATggcaattgcagtcttaaactgctactcctgcatggtggtaacatatgatgacaatcacagtcttaaactgctactcctgcatggtggtaacctatgatgacaattgcagtcttaaactgctactcctgtatggtggtaacctatgatgacaatcacagtcttaaactgctactcctgtatggtggtaacctatgatggcaaccacagtcttaaactgctactcctgtatggtggtaacctatgatgacaattgcagtcttaaactgctactcctgcatGGTGGTAACCAATGATggcaattgcagtcttaaactgctactcctgtatggtggtaacctatgatggcaatcacagtcttaaactgctactcctgtatggtggtaacctatgatggcaattgcagtcttaaactgctactcctgtatggtggtaacctatgatgacaattgcagtcttaaactgctactcctgtatggtggtaacctatgatgacaattgcagtcttaaactgctactcctgtatggtggtaacctatgatgacaatcacagtcttaaactgctactcctgcatggtggtaacctatgatgacaattgcagtcttaaactgctactcctgtatggtggtaacctatgatgacaattgcagtcttaaactgctactcctgtatggtggtaacctatgatgacaattgca
The genomic region above belongs to Watersipora subatra chromosome 1, tzWatSuba1.1, whole genome shotgun sequence and contains:
- the LOC137396997 gene encoding liprin-beta-1-like, whose amino-acid sequence is MAEIDDLQSKLRITEDERDKFKEKVEKLDAVLVDLSEKVAIREAELKELKSKAVGEHNGLNGIVADGGYEALKQTVADLITQNEEKSLQIEELRKAVHTYQKVEEIILGSQASKRHKSGDNSAAHTLDRGQGATSPLTRSSALLPTEETSGPPVVRRVASVQRSNSYDASKFNRTDAGEESNMRDRKVSCTSLPKDYGYKVNIPMETPEVTETQQRKEPKKKRGFKRFFARMRRSGSHEVILTASPLKRGGVRATAGGRLGGSRLACNKYEPVKSDTFFNPFSEWTAEQVSIWLQDIGFSMYVNDCNAWCKGGQHMLDASQHEIEKNLKMQHVLHRKKLALSLDGMRRGSRKDHMILDGLNTECVMKWLDDIGLPQYKHQFYDARIDGRMLNHLTVDDLLVMKINNALHHMSIKRGIEVLRGHQFNLSTLKRRPSPERSTNCSTLNSGAPAQRDRDISLWTNHRVMEWLRMIDLSEYAANLRGSGVHGALIMLEPRFTMEHLADILIIPMNKSLIRRHLSGHFINLVGQQVQAKKRETELDPSMTLTLNMKVKGKKANPFKRGRPVSEYLCPIEDANTSRTESQKVKTAVAMYKKELNKQGAKKRDAKLKRQSS